In Phacochoerus africanus isolate WHEZ1 chromosome 2, ROS_Pafr_v1, whole genome shotgun sequence, one DNA window encodes the following:
- the LOC125121361 gene encoding olfactory receptor 1L6-like yields the protein MTRGNQTHITEFLLLGLTSDPRKQVWLFASFLAMYLVNMAGNSVIIAAIQGDARLHTPMYFFLSNLSFVDICFTNVIVPRMLANILSKGKTIPFAQCLAQMYFFVTCAITDSFLLAAMAIDRYVAICNPLHYTTTMNSRRCLLLVSTSWLVSHLHSLTHTILMARLSFCGPNIIHHFFCDVQPLLMLSCSDTSVNELLAFTEGSFVIMSPFLLIIVSYVCITCAVLRVPSGRGRFKVFSTCGSHLTVVTLYYGTAISVYIRPSSTYSVTKDRVVTVIYTVVIPMLNPFIYSLRNKDMKQALRKLAGRKE from the coding sequence ATGACAAGAGGAAACCAGACTCACATCACTGAATTCCTCCTTCTGGGACTGACCAGTGACCCCCGAAAGCAGGTGTGGCTCTTTGCCAGCTTCCTGGCCATGTACCTAGTCAACATGGCTGGCAACTCGGTCATCATTGCAGCCATCCAGGGGGATGCtcgcctccacacccccatgtacttcttcctctccaaccttTCTTTCGTGGACATCTGCTTTACAAACGTCATTGTGCCAAGGATGCTTGCAAacatactgagcaagggcaagacCATCCCCTTTGCCCAGTGCCTTGCTCAGATGTATTTCTTTGTGACCTGTGCGATCACTGACAGCTTCCTCCTGGCTGCCATGGCCattgaccgctatgtggccatctgcaacccactgcaTTACACCACAACCATGAACTCCAGGCGCTGTCTCCTGCTTGTGAGCACATCCTGGCTGGTGTCCCACCTCCACTCGCTCACCCACACCATCCTCATGGCCCGCCTCTCCTTCTGTGGGCCCAACATCATCCaccacttcttctgtgatgtCCAGCCACTGCTGATGCTCTCCTGCTCTGACACCTCTGTCAATGAGCTCTTGGCCTTCACAGAGGGCTCCTTTGTGATCATGAGCCCCTTCCTCCTCATCATTGTCTCTTATGTGTGTATCACCTGTGCTGTTCTGCGGGTCCCTTCTGGGAGAGGCAGGTTCAAGGTCTTCTCCACCTGTGGATCCCACCTCACAGTTGTGACACTGTACTATGGGACAGCCATCTCAGTGTACATCCGCCCCTCATCCACCTACTCAGTGACAAAGGACCGTGTGGTCACTGTCATTTATACTGTGGTAatccccatgctgaacccttttATCTATAGCCTTAGGAACAAGGACATGAAACAAGCCTTAAGGAAGCTGGCCGGGAGAAAAGAATAA